In one Sphingobacteriales bacterium genomic region, the following are encoded:
- the buk gene encoding butyrate kinase, translating to HPLFERISIFHALNHKAVARFHAKCISKRYEDLNLIVVHLGGGITVGAHLKGRVIDVNQGLDGEGPFSPERSGTLPVGALAKLCFSGNYSYQEVKQMITGKGGFVAYFGTNDAQEVENLMNQGDPTASLVFEAMAYQVAKEIGAMSTVLKGKVDGILLTGGLANNKWFIDQIIDRVVHIGPISIYPGEDEMKALAVNGQMVLDGEIEVKEY from the coding sequence ACATCCTCTTTTTGAAAGAATTTCCATCTTTCATGCATTGAATCACAAAGCTGTTGCCCGTTTTCATGCCAAATGTATCTCAAAACGCTATGAAGACCTTAACCTGATAGTCGTTCATTTAGGTGGAGGTATCACTGTGGGTGCCCATTTAAAAGGCCGTGTCATTGATGTCAATCAGGGACTTGACGGGGAAGGGCCTTTCAGTCCTGAACGTAGTGGTACCTTGCCGGTTGGAGCACTTGCAAAACTCTGTTTCAGTGGTAATTATTCGTATCAGGAAGTTAAACAAATGATCACCGGAAAGGGAGGATTTGTTGCCTATTTTGGTACCAATGATGCTCAGGAAGTGGAAAACCTGATGAATCAGGGAGACCCCACTGCCAGCCTTGTTTTTGAAGCCATGGCTTATCAGGTGGCAAAAGAAATAGGTGCCATGTCAACGGTTTTAAAAGGTAAGGTGGATGGTATTTTACTCACAGGTGGACTGGCCAACAACAAATGGTTTATCGACCAGATTATTGACAGGGTGGTTCACATCGGACCGATTTCCATTTATCCCGGAGAAGATGAAATGAAAGCGCTTGCTGTCAATGGACAAATGGTGCTGGATGGTGAAATTGAAGTGAAAGAATATTAA